The proteins below come from a single uncultured Carboxylicivirga sp. genomic window:
- the mnmA gene encoding tRNA 2-thiouridine(34) synthase MnmA, which yields MQKKKVVIGLSGGVDSSVAAYVLKEQGYEVIGLFMKNWHDTTGVLKADCPWLDDKYDAQAVAMKLGIPFHMVDLSDQYRKRVVDYMFAEYEKGRTPNPDVLCNREIKFDVFLDKAMELGADYVATGHYCRKETIMVDGKEVYRLLAGSDDNKDQSYFLCQLSQEQLSKAMFPIGDIIKPEVRRIANELKLVTAHKKDSQGICFVGKVDLPVFLQQKLKSKEGRVFNIDAHSELFVRDWSKADGDNPTDEDLMELSQPYAFHPKYGKKIGEHNGAHFYTIGQRKGLNIGGFAEPLFIIGTNVEYNQVYTGMGKQHPGLFRKVLRVNADEIHWVREDLEMKVGETRRLKLRIRYRQPLQTGVLHRREAGMFLVFDQPQRGITAGQFASWYDEDELIGSGVIS from the coding sequence ATGCAAAAGAAAAAAGTAGTTATAGGTTTATCAGGTGGTGTAGATTCAAGTGTTGCCGCATACGTACTAAAAGAGCAAGGATACGAAGTAATCGGGCTGTTTATGAAGAACTGGCACGATACTACCGGAGTGTTAAAGGCTGATTGTCCTTGGTTGGATGATAAGTATGATGCGCAGGCCGTGGCTATGAAGTTGGGTATTCCTTTTCATATGGTTGATTTGAGTGATCAGTATCGCAAACGTGTAGTGGATTATATGTTTGCCGAATACGAAAAAGGTCGTACTCCAAACCCTGATGTTCTATGTAATCGTGAGATAAAGTTTGATGTATTTTTAGATAAAGCCATGGAGTTGGGGGCCGATTATGTGGCTACCGGGCACTATTGCCGTAAAGAAACCATTATGGTTGATGGCAAAGAAGTATATCGATTATTGGCAGGAAGTGATGATAATAAAGATCAGAGTTACTTTTTGTGTCAGTTGAGTCAAGAGCAATTATCAAAAGCAATGTTCCCAATTGGTGATATAATCAAACCTGAGGTTCGACGTATTGCCAATGAGTTGAAGCTGGTTACAGCTCATAAAAAAGATTCGCAGGGAATTTGTTTTGTTGGAAAAGTAGATCTTCCTGTTTTTCTACAGCAAAAATTAAAATCGAAAGAAGGACGAGTATTTAATATTGATGCTCACAGCGAGCTTTTTGTACGCGATTGGTCAAAAGCTGATGGTGATAATCCTACCGATGAAGATTTGATGGAACTATCACAACCTTATGCTTTTCATCCAAAATATGGTAAGAAAATAGGTGAGCATAACGGCGCTCATTTTTATACTATTGGTCAGCGTAAAGGATTGAATATTGGCGGATTTGCCGAACCTTTGTTTATTATTGGTACCAATGTTGAATACAACCAGGTTTATACCGGAATGGGCAAACAACATCCTGGATTATTCCGCAAAGTGCTACGTGTTAATGCTGATGAAATTCACTGGGTACGTGAAGATCTTGAAATGAAAGTAGGAGAGACTCGTCGATTAAAACTACGTATTCGTTACCGTCAGCCATTACAAACCGGAGTATTACACCGTCGTGAAGCCGGAATGTTTTTAGTATTTGATCAACCTCAACGCGGAATTACAGCCGGTCAGTTTGCATCGTGGTACGACGAAGATGAATTGATTGGTTCGGGCGTGATTAGCTAA
- a CDS encoding radical SAM protein, giving the protein MSEIIRAKTILGTVKQPDSWFGNSYNLNLYRGCSHACIYCDSRSSCYQIQNFDTIQIKGNALELLHKELRSKRKRGTISFGSMNDCYMPLEAKQQLTRKALEIVAHHKFPVHIITKGTLVTRDIDLLKEISKVYAAVSITITTADDDLAKRIEPHAPSSSERFNALKQLREAGIYAGITLMPILPFINDTVENIAQLVETAAKSKASYIIASMGMTIREGQREYFYAKLDQEFPGLKEKYIATFGDQYGCGSPNGKELQKALQEACRKYNIPTQMQFYHPERDSQMTLF; this is encoded by the coding sequence ATGAGTGAAATCATTAGGGCTAAAACCATTTTAGGAACAGTAAAACAACCCGACTCCTGGTTTGGCAATAGTTATAATCTGAATTTATACCGAGGATGCTCGCACGCTTGCATCTATTGCGATTCACGAAGTTCATGCTACCAAATACAAAACTTCGACACGATTCAAATTAAGGGTAATGCTCTTGAATTGCTCCACAAAGAGTTACGATCGAAAAGGAAGAGAGGTACCATCAGCTTTGGATCAATGAATGATTGTTATATGCCTTTGGAAGCAAAACAGCAATTAACCCGCAAAGCACTGGAGATTGTTGCTCATCATAAATTTCCGGTTCATATAATCACAAAAGGTACTTTGGTTACACGTGATATCGATCTATTAAAGGAAATTAGTAAGGTTTATGCTGCCGTTAGTATCACAATCACCACTGCCGATGATGATCTGGCAAAAAGAATTGAACCCCATGCCCCTTCGTCTAGTGAAAGATTCAATGCTTTGAAACAACTCCGGGAAGCTGGTATTTATGCAGGCATAACGTTAATGCCAATTCTTCCTTTTATTAATGATACAGTAGAAAATATAGCTCAGTTAGTTGAAACGGCAGCTAAAAGCAAAGCCTCTTATATTATCGCATCAATGGGCATGACCATTCGCGAAGGTCAGCGCGAGTATTTCTACGCTAAATTAGATCAAGAATTTCCGGGCCTAAAAGAAAAATACATTGCAACTTTTGGCGATCAATATGGTTGCGGATCACCCAATGGTAAAGAATTACAAAAAGCACTTCAGGAAGCCTGCAGAAAGTATAACATTCCAACCCAAATGCAGTTTTATCACCCCGAAAGAGATAGTCAGATGACACTTTTCTAA
- a CDS encoding histidine phosphatase family protein, with the protein MKRLILVRHAKTEQLGFGSTKTDYQRELKPRGFEDSELIAQKLVEMDIKPDWILSSSAKRAKQTAKHIAKHIDYDSEQIEFQRFLYDGYTTTEFLNALEKYDDHETVMIIAHNPEIAMMAINLSDGDFYHFPTCATTAITFEVDSWAEVNAREGKPEWFIYPSMFK; encoded by the coding sequence ATGAAACGATTGATATTAGTACGACATGCCAAAACCGAACAATTAGGTTTCGGAAGTACCAAAACCGATTATCAACGCGAATTGAAGCCTCGTGGTTTTGAAGATAGTGAACTTATTGCCCAAAAACTGGTTGAAATGGACATTAAACCAGATTGGATTTTATCCAGTTCGGCTAAACGGGCTAAACAAACAGCTAAACACATTGCCAAACATATCGATTATGATAGCGAACAAATAGAGTTTCAACGATTTCTTTACGATGGATATACAACCACAGAATTTTTAAACGCATTGGAAAAATATGATGATCATGAAACAGTGATGATAATAGCTCATAATCCAGAAATTGCAATGATGGCCATTAACCTGAGCGATGGTGATTTTTATCACTTTCCAACTTGTGCCACTACAGCTATTACATTTGAAGTAGATAGTTGGGCTGAAGTCAATGCGCGCGAAGGAAAACCAGAATGGTTTATCTATCCCAGCATGTTTAAATAG
- the ppk1 gene encoding polyphosphate kinase 1 yields MIQHFFNRDISWLSFNHRVLEEAKDNSLPLFERLKFMAIYSNNLDEFYKVRVAEYRNAAANPEGFPDIPDAEKTLEKINSTVAQHWIEFSQILKEAILPQMHLNGLILHYKNYPTSPTHLEFLKEYFDTELTPYVQPVLLNKGARTFLRDNRLYLAIKLFKKTKNDALRKNRKPRYALIKLPTNEAPRFIDLPKVDTQNHIAFLDDVVRYNLQELFPGFDVVGSWGIKLARDADLGIEDEFGGDLIERIKENLAKRKIGKPAGFLHDRNIPLDLLHYLQDTFEINSNELVPTGTYLNSHDFFNFPTYHAPQLVWEAPKPILPFELEEAGSMFEAIKRKERVLHYPYHSFKYVIQFLHEAATDPKVEEIKLTQYRVANNSEVVSALIAAAHNKKKVTVFVEVKARFDEENNLHFAQQMEKAGIKIIYSIPGLKVHAKMALVLRRVNGVRKRSFAYLSTGNFNEKTARLYTDHGFFTCNDQYLDDMENVFKYLSNQKTKPHLNKLLVTKINLRKNIMDRINREIELSQNGKKGYILLKMNGIQNKNLINKLYEASKAGVKIDLIVRGICCLVPDQSFSKNIRVVRLVDSFLEHPRIWVFGNDGQEEMFLSSADWLNRNINRRIETAFPIENKELKNEILDILEMQLNDNVKLRRIDANLENILDPTDRPPQRAQVSTYQYLLNKDNQTREQHKAKSNISETKES; encoded by the coding sequence ATGATCCAACATTTTTTCAATCGCGATATCAGCTGGCTATCATTTAATCACCGAGTACTGGAAGAAGCTAAGGATAACAGCCTTCCGCTTTTCGAGCGCCTGAAATTTATGGCCATCTATTCGAATAACCTCGATGAATTTTATAAAGTTCGCGTGGCAGAATACCGTAACGCAGCTGCCAATCCAGAGGGTTTCCCAGATATCCCCGATGCGGAAAAAACGTTGGAGAAAATAAATTCTACAGTTGCGCAACACTGGATTGAGTTTAGTCAGATTTTGAAAGAAGCCATACTTCCGCAAATGCACTTGAATGGCTTGATACTTCATTATAAAAATTATCCTACATCACCTACTCATTTAGAGTTTTTAAAGGAATATTTTGATACTGAACTAACACCTTATGTTCAGCCGGTTTTACTTAACAAAGGAGCAAGAACCTTCTTGCGCGACAACCGATTGTATCTCGCCATTAAACTATTTAAGAAAACAAAAAATGATGCTCTCCGAAAAAATCGTAAACCTCGATATGCATTAATCAAGTTACCAACAAATGAAGCACCACGCTTTATTGATTTACCCAAAGTTGATACACAAAATCATATTGCCTTTTTGGATGATGTAGTAAGATATAACCTGCAAGAGCTATTTCCTGGTTTTGATGTCGTAGGTAGTTGGGGAATAAAACTGGCCCGCGATGCTGATTTAGGTATAGAAGATGAATTTGGAGGCGATTTAATTGAACGTATTAAAGAAAATCTGGCCAAACGTAAAATTGGAAAACCAGCTGGATTCTTGCACGACAGAAACATACCTCTCGACTTATTACATTATTTACAAGATACCTTTGAAATTAATTCAAACGAATTAGTACCCACTGGTACGTACCTTAATTCGCACGATTTCTTTAATTTCCCAACTTATCATGCACCACAATTGGTATGGGAAGCACCTAAACCAATTCTTCCATTTGAACTAGAAGAAGCCGGATCGATGTTTGAGGCCATTAAACGAAAAGAAAGAGTATTACACTATCCCTACCATTCCTTTAAATATGTTATTCAGTTTCTTCACGAGGCGGCAACTGATCCAAAAGTGGAAGAAATAAAACTAACCCAATACAGGGTTGCCAATAACTCAGAAGTGGTGAGTGCTTTAATTGCAGCGGCTCACAACAAAAAGAAAGTAACTGTATTTGTTGAAGTTAAAGCACGCTTTGATGAAGAAAACAACCTTCACTTTGCACAACAAATGGAGAAGGCAGGAATTAAGATTATTTACAGTATTCCAGGATTAAAAGTACATGCCAAGATGGCCCTTGTTCTTCGCAGAGTAAATGGAGTACGCAAACGTTCATTTGCCTATTTAAGTACAGGTAACTTCAACGAAAAAACAGCTCGTTTATATACCGATCATGGCTTTTTTACTTGTAACGATCAGTATTTAGATGACATGGAGAATGTTTTTAAATATTTAAGCAATCAAAAAACAAAACCTCATCTTAACAAACTACTGGTTACAAAAATCAACCTGCGTAAAAACATTATGGATCGTATTAACCGAGAAATTGAATTATCGCAGAATGGAAAGAAAGGATATATCCTGTTAAAGATGAATGGAATTCAAAACAAAAACCTCATCAATAAATTATATGAAGCCAGTAAAGCGGGTGTTAAAATTGATTTGATTGTGAGAGGTATTTGCTGTTTAGTACCCGACCAATCATTCAGCAAAAATATTCGTGTGGTACGATTAGTTGACAGCTTCCTTGAACATCCACGCATATGGGTATTTGGCAACGATGGACAGGAAGAGATGTTTTTATCTTCAGCCGATTGGTTAAACAGAAATATTAACCGGCGTATTGAAACCGCATTCCCAATTGAAAACAAAGAATTAAAAAATGAAATATTGGATATTTTGGAGATGCAGTTAAACGATAATGTTAAATTAAGACGTATTGATGCTAATCTGGAAAACATACTTGATCCTACTGATCGTCCACCCCAACGAGCACAAGTAAGTACATATCAATATTTACTCAATAAAGACAATCAAACCAGAGAGCAACACAAAGCAAAGTCAAACATTTCTGAAACCAAAGAATCATGA
- a CDS encoding metallophosphoesterase family protein, whose product MKRIGLLSDTHSYFDDRFKELFKDVDEIWHAGDLGDIKVLDEMKNFKPVKAVYGNIDGTNIRQELNEVLEFMCEEVPVYLIHIGGYPGKYERRVRAELIKKRPKLFISGHSHILKVMYDKSLDVLHLNPGAAGRSGFHAVRTALRFVIDGTEIKDMEVIELGPKTANSR is encoded by the coding sequence ATGAAAAGAATTGGTCTTTTGTCTGATACTCACTCTTATTTTGATGATCGGTTTAAGGAATTATTTAAAGATGTAGATGAGATTTGGCATGCAGGTGATTTAGGTGATATAAAAGTACTGGACGAAATGAAAAATTTCAAGCCGGTGAAAGCTGTTTATGGAAATATTGATGGAACTAACATAAGGCAGGAATTGAATGAGGTGCTTGAATTTATGTGCGAAGAGGTGCCTGTTTATCTTATTCACATAGGAGGTTATCCGGGTAAATACGAAAGGCGGGTTAGAGCTGAATTGATTAAGAAAAGGCCAAAGTTATTTATATCAGGTCATTCGCATATTTTAAAAGTGATGTACGATAAATCACTAGATGTTTTGCATTTAAACCCGGGTGCTGCCGGTCGGTCAGGCTTTCATGCAGTACGAACCGCTTTACGATTTGTAATTGATGGTACAGAGATTAAGGATATGGAGGTTATTGAGCTTGGACCAAAAACAGCTAATAGCCGTTAG
- a CDS encoding NADPH-dependent 7-cyano-7-deazaguanine reductase QueF, producing the protein MIEEKFLGKQVTYPQQYAPEMLVAVPRQLNREQYDLQEDNLPFVGLDVWHAYELSFLTENGLPVTGLLKLVYPSDNEFLVESKSLKLYLNSFNMERYGSNPKEGIETVKQIIKKDLNQTLNTEVEVSFFDQQQTSSTFDFKGFELLESCEEASTISFTAFNEAPELLQSSTETELKAGSHLLRSNCKITNQPDWGSAYIYIKGKKTPDKMSLLQYLVSIRNENHFHEEICEMIYTRLWNLFQPNELMVASIYTRRGGIDICPVRASHSKLLKLELTNPEVLSLKLLRQ; encoded by the coding sequence ATGATCGAAGAAAAATTCCTGGGCAAACAAGTTACCTACCCACAACAATATGCACCTGAAATGTTGGTGGCGGTTCCGCGTCAGCTTAATCGTGAACAATACGATTTGCAAGAGGATAACCTGCCATTTGTGGGTTTAGATGTTTGGCATGCTTACGAATTAAGTTTTCTTACTGAAAATGGACTTCCGGTTACCGGATTATTAAAATTAGTCTATCCTTCAGATAACGAGTTTTTAGTTGAAAGTAAGTCGCTGAAACTATACTTAAATTCCTTTAATATGGAGCGCTATGGAAGCAATCCTAAAGAAGGAATTGAAACGGTTAAACAGATTATCAAAAAGGATTTAAATCAAACATTAAATACTGAAGTCGAAGTTTCTTTCTTTGATCAACAACAAACCTCTTCCACATTTGATTTTAAGGGATTTGAATTATTAGAGAGTTGTGAAGAGGCTTCAACAATTAGCTTTACAGCATTTAACGAAGCTCCTGAATTATTACAATCATCTACCGAAACCGAATTAAAAGCAGGTAGTCATTTACTACGCAGCAACTGTAAAATAACCAATCAACCCGATTGGGGGTCAGCATACATCTATATTAAAGGTAAAAAAACACCTGATAAGATGAGTTTACTTCAGTATTTGGTTTCCATAAGAAATGAAAATCATTTTCACGAAGAGATTTGTGAGATGATATACACACGCCTTTGGAACCTGTTTCAACCCAATGAATTAATGGTAGCAAGTATTTATACTCGTCGTGGAGGAATTGATATTTGTCCTGTTAGAGCCAGCCATTCAAAACTTTTAAAATTAGAGCTTACCAATCCTGAAGTTTTATCTTTAAAATTGCTTCGTCAATAA
- a CDS encoding 7-carboxy-7-deazaguanine synthase QueE, giving the protein MNKLVLANEGVFPVVKDKNGAPIADQPQTGLLVPGTIQGEGKLAGVPSLFIRLSSCNLRCIWQMEDGSYCRCDTTYASFHPDQTMELEVDEIIQWLKYNLGSVKHVVITGGEPLLQKKPLALLCQKIKEELNLHITIETNGTLFDEDVAKWVDLFSISPKLRNSEPNADKLASYNLKEAGPFKFHAERRRNLKILQSYIDICNQTDKELQLKFVAGKHDDFKEIKREYLEQLNDYNPNDVLLMPLGATREEIAQSAPMVLEMAIANGWRYAPRVHIELFGSKQGV; this is encoded by the coding sequence ATGAATAAATTGGTTTTAGCCAACGAAGGGGTTTTCCCTGTGGTGAAAGATAAAAATGGTGCTCCTATTGCTGATCAGCCACAAACAGGTTTATTAGTTCCGGGTACCATTCAAGGAGAAGGAAAATTGGCTGGTGTGCCCTCACTTTTCATTCGTCTGTCGAGTTGTAACCTGCGTTGCATATGGCAAATGGAAGACGGTAGTTATTGCCGTTGCGACACTACTTATGCCTCATTTCATCCCGATCAGACCATGGAACTGGAAGTGGATGAAATAATTCAATGGTTAAAATACAATTTAGGTTCCGTCAAACATGTTGTGATAACAGGAGGTGAACCACTACTACAGAAGAAACCATTGGCTTTGTTATGCCAAAAGATAAAAGAAGAGCTAAACCTTCATATCACCATAGAAACAAATGGTACTTTGTTTGATGAAGATGTAGCTAAGTGGGTTGATTTATTCAGTATTTCTCCAAAGCTACGTAATTCTGAACCGAACGCCGATAAGTTAGCTTCGTATAACTTAAAAGAAGCCGGACCCTTTAAATTCCATGCTGAACGCCGTCGTAATTTGAAGATTTTACAATCCTACATCGACATTTGTAATCAAACAGATAAAGAATTACAATTGAAATTTGTTGCCGGTAAACACGACGATTTCAAGGAAATTAAAAGAGAATACCTTGAACAATTAAACGATTACAACCCAAACGATGTTTTATTAATGCCTTTGGGAGCTACCCGGGAGGAAATAGCCCAATCGGCACCAATGGTATTGGAAATGGCCATTGCCAATGGTTGGAGATATGCTCCTCGTGTTCACATCGAATTATTTGGATCGAAACAAGGAGTTTAA
- the queC gene encoding 7-cyano-7-deazaguanine synthase QueC: MDKAIVLLSGGLDSAVALYVAKSKAKEVHAISFDYGQRHNRELDSAKAIARNAGVVDHQVVTLKLDRWGGSSLTDKNMEVENGDVTRTDIPVTYVPARNMVFLSVAASYAEAIGAQNIFIGVSQVDYSGYVDCRQEFIDSMEKTINLGTVMGAEKNQPIKIHAPFINMTKAEEITLGTELGVDFGLTWSCYRGGEKPCGTCDSCLLRAKAFAEAGVVDTSL; this comes from the coding sequence ATGGATAAAGCTATAGTATTATTATCGGGAGGTTTAGATTCAGCCGTTGCGCTTTATGTGGCCAAAAGTAAGGCCAAAGAAGTTCATGCAATATCTTTTGATTACGGCCAACGTCATAACCGAGAATTAGATTCAGCCAAAGCTATTGCACGCAACGCTGGAGTTGTCGATCATCAGGTTGTCACCTTAAAATTAGACCGTTGGGGAGGCTCTTCTCTTACCGATAAAAATATGGAAGTTGAAAATGGCGATGTTACTCGTACTGATATTCCTGTAACATATGTACCCGCACGAAACATGGTGTTTTTATCAGTAGCAGCATCCTATGCCGAAGCTATTGGTGCTCAAAACATTTTTATTGGAGTAAGTCAGGTTGACTATTCTGGTTATGTTGATTGCCGTCAGGAATTTATCGATAGCATGGAAAAAACGATCAACCTTGGTACAGTAATGGGTGCTGAAAAAAATCAACCTATTAAAATACATGCTCCATTTATTAATATGACTAAAGCAGAAGAAATTACTTTAGGTACAGAACTAGGCGTTGACTTTGGATTAACATGGAGTTGCTATCGTGGTGGAGAAAAACCATGTGGCACTTGCGATAGTTGCCTCTTAAGAGCCAAAGCATTTGCCGAAGCAGGAGTGGTTGATACTTCCTTATAA
- the pepF gene encoding oligoendopeptidase F, with the protein MTHLFKSLMLAIMVVCAILPMKAQTERNSIEDQYKWDLTPIYASDAEWDQKLEDFKTEMQKISDFKGTLGTSASSLLAYLNYSNDLMKEAYRLYLYASLKSDMDLRDQDNMARTKKVQEVFINFGQLASFVSPELAAIPDETIKKFLKEEPKLEIHRMALEDISRMKMHTLSDMEEALMAKTGMITGTAQSAFNVFSNAEMPWENMTLSNGEEIELNRTEFSVVRASANRADREKVTKIYWDNYLKFEGTYGEFLNGNVKVDVFNAKSRNYESSLEAALKPNNIPVEVYHSLVDNVNKNLPTFHRYLALKKRMLGVDTLKYSDIYAPTVKGVELKYTYAEAKELVLKALKPLGKEYVGVVEKAFDNRWIDVYPNTGKRSGAYSNGAAYDVHPYILLNYTDSYNEVSTLAHELGHTMHSYYSNKTQPFATADYATFVAEVASTFNEVLLNDMMQKKLKDDDLKLSLLMNMLDGFKGTLFRQTQFAEFELKIHEMAEQGIPLTGQQFTKLYGDICRKYYGDDKGVCKVEDTIGIEWAAIPHFYMGFYVYQYSTSFVASQALAAKVLAGEKGAKERYMQFISSGGSDFPIEILKKAGVDMTTSEPFEEAIATMNSIMDQIEVILDKKK; encoded by the coding sequence ATGACACACTTATTTAAATCTTTAATGTTGGCAATAATGGTTGTATGCGCCATATTGCCAATGAAGGCTCAAACAGAGCGAAATTCAATCGAAGATCAATACAAATGGGACCTAACGCCGATTTATGCATCGGATGCAGAGTGGGATCAAAAATTGGAGGACTTCAAAACTGAAATGCAGAAAATTTCTGATTTTAAAGGTACCCTTGGAACATCGGCATCCTCATTGTTAGCTTATTTAAATTATTCAAATGATTTGATGAAAGAAGCATATAGATTGTACTTGTATGCCTCGTTAAAATCAGATATGGATTTACGCGATCAGGATAATATGGCAAGAACCAAAAAGGTACAAGAAGTATTTATCAATTTTGGGCAGTTGGCTTCCTTTGTTTCTCCTGAGTTAGCTGCTATTCCAGATGAAACTATTAAGAAATTTTTGAAAGAAGAGCCAAAATTGGAAATTCATCGTATGGCATTGGAGGATATTTCTCGTATGAAAATGCATACTTTATCTGATATGGAAGAGGCATTGATGGCAAAAACAGGTATGATCACTGGAACAGCGCAATCAGCTTTTAATGTTTTCAGTAATGCTGAAATGCCATGGGAAAATATGACTTTAAGCAATGGTGAAGAAATTGAACTGAATCGTACAGAGTTTAGCGTTGTACGTGCATCTGCCAACAGAGCTGATCGCGAAAAAGTAACTAAAATTTACTGGGATAATTACCTGAAGTTTGAAGGTACTTATGGTGAGTTCTTAAATGGTAATGTGAAAGTAGATGTTTTCAATGCAAAATCTCGTAATTACGAATCATCTTTAGAGGCAGCACTTAAACCAAATAATATTCCGGTTGAAGTTTATCATTCATTGGTTGATAATGTAAATAAGAATCTACCTACTTTTCATCGTTATCTTGCTTTGAAAAAGCGCATGTTAGGGGTGGATACTTTGAAATACTCTGATATTTATGCGCCAACAGTAAAAGGTGTTGAGTTAAAATATACATATGCCGAAGCAAAAGAGTTGGTTTTAAAAGCGCTTAAACCACTTGGTAAAGAATATGTAGGTGTTGTAGAAAAAGCGTTTGATAACCGTTGGATTGATGTTTATCCAAATACAGGTAAACGAAGTGGGGCTTATTCAAATGGGGCTGCTTACGATGTGCATCCATATATTTTATTGAACTATACCGATTCGTATAACGAGGTAAGTACTTTAGCTCATGAGCTAGGACATACCATGCACAGTTACTATTCAAACAAAACTCAACCTTTTGCTACTGCCGATTATGCTACGTTTGTTGCCGAAGTAGCTTCTACTTTTAACGAGGTTTTGTTAAATGATATGATGCAGAAAAAATTAAAAGACGATGATTTAAAACTATCTCTTTTAATGAATATGTTGGATGGGTTTAAAGGAACATTGTTCCGCCAGACTCAATTTGCCGAGTTTGAATTGAAAATTCACGAAATGGCAGAGCAAGGTATTCCTTTAACAGGACAACAATTTACTAAATTATACGGTGATATTTGTCGCAAGTATTATGGCGACGACAAAGGCGTTTGTAAAGTAGAAGATACTATTGGAATTGAATGGGCTGCTATCCCTCATTTCTATATGGGATTCTACGTTTATCAATATAGTACCTCTTTTGTAGCTTCTCAGGCTTTAGCAGCAAAAGTTTTAGCTGGTGAAAAAGGAGCTAAAGAACGTTACATGCAGTTTATCTCTTCTGGAGGATCTGATTTTCCAATTGAGATTTTAAAGAAAGCAGGTGTTGATATGACAACTTCAGAACCATTTGAAGAAGCTATTGCAACCATGAACAGCATCATGGATCAAATAGAAGTTATTCTTGATAAGAAAAAATAA